In one window of Duganella dendranthematis DNA:
- a CDS encoding AI-2E family transporter, whose translation MNLLPRQQRGGPVVWSGIIAATCGLLFLLQQMLFLAVPFLLGIVLYYILQPPTQRLIRAGFSQNAATFLVGTASLLLVALAVLAAVYWKSAPTTSWQQMMGTYLAGGLEFVRHTMVAMEQQFPLLKQVSLADTVNQRMSEFTGDFIQSHLTDILVTLVEWLPSLLLAPFLTFFFLRDGLRFKKFLARAVPNAFFERTLCLLHEVDQTAHRYFKGLIRLTILDTAVLALGLWAIGVSSPLVLGLIAALLAWVPYVGSIVGCMLVVMVASTDAPAQPSVAYLAIGVFILVRLLDDFVFMPLTLGRSLHIHPLITVLMIFIGGSVAGVAGLMLVLPLLGVVMVIGETLGRLITDPRLRARHRNAIALRTRQASHDLTV comes from the coding sequence ATGAATCTGCTGCCGAGGCAACAGCGCGGCGGCCCGGTGGTATGGAGCGGCATCATCGCCGCCACCTGCGGCCTGCTGTTCCTGTTGCAGCAGATGCTGTTCCTGGCCGTGCCTTTCCTGCTCGGCATCGTGCTGTACTACATTCTGCAACCGCCGACGCAGCGTCTGATCCGCGCCGGCTTCAGCCAGAACGCCGCCACCTTCCTGGTCGGCACGGCGTCCCTGCTGCTGGTGGCGCTGGCGGTGCTGGCGGCGGTGTACTGGAAGTCCGCGCCAACCACCTCGTGGCAGCAAATGATGGGCACCTACCTGGCCGGCGGGCTGGAGTTTGTGCGCCACACGATGGTGGCGATGGAGCAGCAGTTCCCCTTGCTCAAACAGGTATCGCTGGCCGACACCGTCAACCAGCGCATGAGCGAATTCACGGGCGACTTTATCCAGTCGCACCTGACCGACATTCTGGTCACGCTGGTGGAGTGGCTGCCGTCGCTGCTGCTGGCGCCGTTTTTGACCTTCTTCTTTTTGCGCGACGGCCTGCGCTTTAAAAAGTTTTTGGCGCGGGCGGTGCCGAACGCCTTCTTTGAACGCACGCTGTGCCTGCTGCACGAGGTCGACCAGACCGCGCACCGCTACTTCAAGGGCCTGATCCGGCTGACCATCCTCGATACGGCGGTGCTGGCCCTGGGCTTGTGGGCGATCGGCGTGTCGTCGCCGCTGGTGCTGGGGCTGATTGCGGCGCTGCTGGCGTGGGTGCCATACGTCGGCTCGATCGTCGGCTGCATGCTGGTGGTGATGGTGGCGTCGACCGATGCGCCGGCGCAGCCGTCGGTGGCGTACCTGGCCATCGGCGTCTTCATCCTGGTGCGCCTGCTGGACGATTTCGTCTTCATGCCGCTGACGCTGGGCCGCAGCCTGCACATCCATCCGCTAATTACCGTGCTGATGATTTTCATCGGCGGCTCGGTGGCCGGCGTGGCCGGGCTGATGCTGGTGCTGCCCTTGCTGGGCGTGGTGATGGTGATCGGCGAAACGCTGGGTCGCC